The Sphingobacteriales bacterium genomic sequence TTTCAGCATGTAAAAATTCCTTCCGTTCAAGGCAGGTCAGTTTTTCAAGTTCATGCAATATCAGTTTAAAATATAACTCCGTAATCTGATGATAAACAATAAAAATCATTTCATCATCAAAGTCAGTTTTGGTTTGCTGAAGATTTAGCAAAATTTCAAGCTGAAGATAATCCCAGTAATTAACTCCCTTCTGATGATAAAAACCCGTCAGCGCATTCCTGAATTCATCAGGATTTGCCTGAAATTTTTTCTTGAGGTTTTGTATGATTTGAAATTCTTCCTGATTCAGCATAATGTTTGTCAATAATCCTAATAAGTAAATCCCATCAGTGATTTAACTTCCTGAAGTGTCTTAGAGGCTGTTTCTCTTGCCATTTCATTCCCCTCAGAAATGATTTTATTCACATAATCAAGATTCTGAAGCAAATTGCTTCTCTTTTCTGAGATAGGTTTCAAAAGTTCAATGATTACTTCAGCAGTTGTTTCTTTCAGGTTTTTGTACATCAGGTTCCCTGATTGGTAATCTTTCATCATCTGGTCGTACAAATCATTCCGGCCACAGGCTTTGATGATTTCAAAAAGATTCCTGACCCCGGGACTCATTTCTCCATCAGGAGTCGTCCCCATATCGGTTACTGCTTTTTTAACTTTATTCCGTATCGTCTCTTCATTATCGAACAGGCCGATATAGTGTTTATCTCCGAGACTTTTGCTCATTTTTTTTGTAGGATCGGCAAGGCTCATGACCTTGGCTGTATTTGTAAATAATGGCTCCGGTAAGGGGAAATATTCTCCAAAAAGATGATTAAAACGCATGGCAATATTTCGCGAAAGCTCCAGATGCTGCTCCTGGTCTTTGCCAACCGGCACATAATTAGCCTTATATATCAGAATATCAGCAGCTTGCAATATCGGATAATTGAACAATCCGGCAGAAATGAAATAATCTTTTGATGATTCCTGCAGGTATTGCGATTTATCCTTAAACTGAGTCATTCGCCCTAATTCGCCATAGCTGGTAACACAGTTAAGTAGCCACATCAGATAAGTATGTTCAGGCACCATCGACTGGATAAAGACAACTGCCTTTTGTGGGTCGAGGCCACAGGCCAGCAGGGCAATATACATATCCAAAGTGTTGTTTTTCAACTCTTCAGGATTGTATGGCATCGAGATGGCATGAAGGTCTACCACACAAAAAAAACATTCATATTGGTTCTGAAGTTTTACCCAGTTTTGTACTGCTCCGAAATAATTACCGATATGAATCTTACTGGTTG encodes the following:
- the trpS gene encoding tryptophan--tRNA ligase; this translates as MSRILSGIQPTSKIHIGNYFGAVQNWVKLQNQYECFFCVVDLHAISMPYNPEELKNNTLDMYIALLACGLDPQKAVVFIQSMVPEHTYLMWLLNCVTSYGELGRMTQFKDKSQYLQESSKDYFISAGLFNYPILQAADILIYKANYVPVGKDQEQHLELSRNIAMRFNHLFGEYFPLPEPLFTNTAKVMSLADPTKKMSKSLGDKHYIGLFDNEETIRNKVKKAVTDMGTTPDGEMSPGVRNLFEIIKACGRNDLYDQMMKDYQSGNLMYKNLKETTAEVIIELLKPISEKRSNLLQNLDYVNKIISEGNEMARETASKTLQEVKSLMGFTY